The genomic DNA CCAATCTCAACCTATTAAACGTCATATACAAGCTATACAAGATACTTAGGTCACAGCTTTTCTTAGAGCCTATCATTAATTAGAAGCCTTTTATTCTCTATCCTGGCGGGCAAGTTTGACGAGGAAGGTTCTGCCCCGCAATGTCACCCGATCGCCTGCGCTAAGCTTGCGTCCCCTGCGGGTTTCTACCGCTTCATTGACCTGCACTTCACCGCTCTGGATCAGGTATTTTGCTTCGCCGCCCGTTTCAACCATGCCAATGAGTTTGAGGAACTGGTCGAGTTTGATGGTTTCGTCGGTCATTTCGTCGGTCATCGCGTCGGTTATGAGGGGTTGTCTTGGACAGGAACAGAGCTATTTTAGCGAACCGGGCAGCGCCGCTTTCCGCCCTTAAGACAAAACGACAAAGGACGGCAGATTAAGGATACTCCGCGATATTCCGCAGAGGTAGGCGATCGTCCTGGATAGGGTGACTAATTTGACAAGCAGATATCCGTATTATCCGTCTCCTGTTGGATGGGACACTTCATACGAATTTCATTTTGATCTACAGATTCTGAGAACTTCCCTGAAAGATACTTACGTGGTTTCAGCGATCGGGATAGATTAATTCTCAACAACGAAGAGTGCTTTAGGTTTAAGTGTGATTTTGTGAGGCAGTGTTTTTGCCTTTTCGTCTGCTTTTACCTGGGCAGCAGCATTTCTGAGACA from Leptolyngbya ohadii IS1 includes the following:
- a CDS encoding RNA-binding S4 domain-containing protein — translated: MTDEMTDETIKLDQFLKLIGMVETGGEAKYLIQSGEVQVNEAVETRRGRKLSAGDRVTLRGRTFLVKLARQDRE